The DNA window ATGGGTGTAGTTATGTATGTTAAAATTTAGTTGTTGGGGCTTTAGACATTAGGTATCAGTTGATAATGGTTCTgcatttttggttttaaaatttaatggaaCACAATATCAGAGTGGTGGATTTGTTGGCATCAGAAATGACAAACAAGATCTATTCCAGGTCTTACAAGAATTTAGGAAGTGTTAAAGAGTTTCCTTTTGCCAATTCAATTTCTCTTCTTAATGTTTCTGATTATTCTTTGGCAGGATTCTCTTGGTGGAAACAGCAAAACTGTTATGATAGGTAATCAATAGTCATGCTTAAATTTTCTGTAAAAGCGCCTTTTGGTGACAAGATGCAGATATTTTCAAGATATCTTGATTTAGATTACTATCTATAATGTAATTAGAAACTTATATTGTTCTTCAATTTCTGAAAGTTTTCTTTCTTCCAGCTTGCATCAGTCCTGCTGACATCAATGCTGAGGAGACTCTCAACACTCTCAAATACGCAAACCGTGCACGCAATATTCAAAATAAGCCAGTTGTAAGTTTCTTCTATCACTTAAATATTGTGTGGCCTGCCATACATATCTTGTAGATTGTAAAATTGATCAGGTCTCAACTGCCACCTATCGTGATGCAATGAATCTCTTTTTGTTATACAGGCTAATAGAGATTTAATATCCAATGAGATGCAACAGATGCGCCAACAGTTAAAGTACTTGCAGGCAGAACTTTGTGCTCGCGGGGTTAGAGCTGCTTCAGATGAAGTACAGGTATATGCAATCTTCTAAAACCATGATTCGATCAAGTtagttcattttgtttttagggAAATATATGCATTTAGTTGTGGTATGCTTAATGAGTTAAAACCTTTGCTTCAACAGGTTCTCAGGGAAAGGATTGCTTGGCTTGAGGCTACAAATGAGGACCTTTCTCGAAAACTTCATGAATACCGGAGCCGATGTGCTATTACAGAGAAGTGTGAAATTGATGCTTATGTATGTCAAAggaaattctaatttttatctattctcttttctttttctggtttTGTTTTCCCCAAAATAATATTTCCTTATTGGTACCTTAtggttttatttacatttttttcacTAATGTAGTGAcatctaattttaattattagattCATAGTAATGCATTTTGGTTTTAAACCTCAGGAGGGGCATGCCACTTCTGCAAAAAGTGATGGACTTAAGAGGAACTTTCAGAGTATGGACTCATCTGAGTATTATATGGATGAAGACATATCAGGTAAATTTCTTGTTTACTAATATTGTCCAGCCTGTTGTAGAAGAATAATTTAGGGAGTAGATCAAAGGAGCTGCCACACCTATTAGGGTTATATTATGCAAGTCATGTGTTCCATTTGCCACTTCTCTTACATCTTGATTGCAACTGCATTCTGCAGGTGATAGCTCTGGGGAAATTGATGAAGCAGCAAAAGAATGGGAGCACACACTTATACAAAGCACAATGGATAAAGAATTAAATGAGCTGAACAAACGTTTGGAGCAAAAAGAGGTTCTGTTTGTGGCCTTGTTCTATAAATCTCATACATTGATGATAAGAAATGATTTTGTTAGTTTAACGATTGGAAAAATAAGTACTTtagattgaaattaatttttcatccaaaaaaataataataaaaactttcgATCCAGATAATATATATTCACACACACCCATGCATTTAAAATAAAGGTGCGTGTCTTTCTATTTCCATTTTCCATTGCACATCATCCATTTTATTGTGGCTGGTTTGATCTTTTGTGGGACCTACAACCTTTGATGTTTGGAGATGTTAGAGTTTCTAAAGTCTGAGTGCTTACAtctcctttttgttttcttggagcatctttgtgtgtgtgttgccCTGCAGCGCCAATGCTCCTAATAAAACTCTTGGTGCCTCCTGAAACTATCCATGCTGTTTCTTCTATGAAAATATCGGTTATTTGAAACATTCTACAAAATAGGAAGGTGATGCTTTTGGAActtattctattttttgttgtttgaagAACTGGATATGCAGATTTTTGCTGACTTTTTAATAACCTTCTTTTGGGTGGACAGGAATGTAACAATGCAGGCTggcatattttttaagttagttgatttttagttttaacttaTCCAAGGAACCTATTTTTGCGTTGCTTCTTAGTCAAACTAACTTGATGCTGATGTATAAACATGTTATCTTATAATAGCCAAGCATGTCCAATTCTAGTTGCCATATGAAGTCATACTCCCACAAGTAACCTTAAATGTTGATTATCGATTAAACTTCATTTTTCCCCCCAAGAAATTCTTACATTTTAGTGATCAAAATCACAAAGGAAAAACTTTTGATATCTGTCCAGCATGTTGAGTTTGGGCTCagtttactctttttttatgcaGTCTGAGATGAAACTTTTTGGAGGGGTTGACACTGAAGTTCTGAAGCAGCAGTTCAGGAAGAAAATCTTGGAACTCGAGGAAGAGAAAAGAACTGTTCAGGTAAATTGTACATGATTGAATATTTGCTGTTTACTTCAGCTTCACTGTTATGGCTGATGATAAGTAAAATTAACACAGCAAGAGAGGGATCATTTattggttgaaattgagaacCTTGCTGCCAATTCTGATGGACAAGCACAGAAAACACAAGATATTCACTCTCAGAAATTAAAAGCACTTGAGGCACAGGTGACATTATGCTTCATCTGGTCGTCATTCTGTTGGCATGACATGTTCTTTTGTGTGATTGTAAGCTATATTCCATCATACATATTCAGATTTTAGatcttaaaaagaaacaagaaagccACTTCGAGCTTTTgaagcaaaaacaaagaagtgATGAAGCAGCGAATAGGTTGCAAGCTGAAATACAATATATCAAGGCTCAAAAGGTTGGTTTCCACTCAGCTTTTGCAAATTTTTTGATTACCTTAATCATAtcttatgtttttgatatttgtcCAACTCGTGCATTCTTCAATTTTTAGGTTCAGTTGCAACACAAGATAAAACAAGAAGCAGAACAATTTCGACAATGGAAGGCCAGTCAAGAGAAGGAATTGCTGCAGGTGATTCACTatccaaaagaagaagaagaaaaaaaagaaacgacaATGTTGGGCTATGCTTTGttgcaaaatcatttttttaatccatcacTTTGATGTTTTCAAACATGGTGTTGGCAAGTTCTGTCatactttattctttttttttataattgtgtgcttctgtggttttgattttggttttgctCAAGCAGCTAAGAAAGGAGGGCAGGAGAAATGAGCATGAGAGGCATAAGCTTGAAGCCCTGCATCAACGTCAGAAAATGGTAAGGAACTATATCTGGCAAGGCATAGTATAAGCATTAGTATCATGAATAACATCTTACCGTTGCTTCTgttttccatatattttttcatgtttgtgcAGTGCCTGTTTCTTATAGCAGTTCTATAGGCCAAACTAGGTCATGTGCTGGGGTGTGGCAACTAATACCGAGTATTGACTAGGCTTTGtagttgatttgttttattaatatttaaggaAGGTTGCATCGGTGTTCTCTTGTTTCAGGTTCTTCAAAGGAAGACAGAGGAGGCGGCAATGGCTAGCAAAAGGCTAAAGGAGTTGTTGGAAGCCCGCAAGTCTTCACCACGTGAGAGCTCAGGTAAATATTTCTTCATTGAATtagtttctttaaaatttatgatacaCTGATTGTTTTATTGTCCCTTACAGCTAATTCCAATGGACATTTATCGCCTGGGCAGGTAATGATCTAGACTTCTCCAGTTGATTATAGTGTAATAAGTTGATAGAGTCAGCATCTTTTGTTCAAATCAGAGCAACCTCTGAACGGACTGATTGGGTTCAGTTTAGGCTCTAAGTCATAATCAACATGTTCCTTCTCTgtgtttgttttgaaaatattatatgttTAACATGATTAGGTTCATATGCTGGATGCCTTTGTCTGccttttaaaacattataagaAGTGTGcttatttcaatttcttccggtgtcttttaaaacattatgaGCTACCTCATAAGGACTATGAAGCATTAAGCTTGACATATTGAAATGACCCATCAGTGAATTGGATCATATTTTAGCCTACAAAATCATTATGAGAAATAAGTtaatttgagtttgatttttagGGCAATGAAAAATCCTTAAGAAGATGGCTTGATCACGAGCTTGAAGTCATGGTGAAAGTGCATGAAGTTCGTCTTCAACATGAGAAGCAAAAACAAGAGTATGTAGTCAATAAATCACTTTTCTTTGTTGCTATCTGTACATGCTTTCTTCAACATGCTatggttattttattaattagaacaACTCAACAGACATGCTGCACTAGCGGAGGAGTTAGCCTTGTTGAAACAAGTGAACCAGCTCTCTCTAAATGGGGGTAGTCCACAAGAAGGAAAGAATGGACATAGACATACTAGgtatatttctaattaattgcTCTCATTTGTAACCTGCAAATATGATTGTTCAACCAGCTTCAAACCTGAATATGATTGATGAAACAATCGATGGATGTATTTGGGATTATGCATGAAGAAAATCTCTTATGATGTAAGAAGATGGAAATACAGATATCCTTTTCTTTATTGGATTAATTTAGAGGTTTGTGTTTCTTTCACCCAACCAGATTGATGTTGATGTCACCAAATGCAAGAATGGCTAGAATTGCTTTTTTGGAGAACATGCTGAGAGTATCTGCAAGTGCCCTAGCAACAATGGCTTCACAACTTTCAGAAGCAGGAGAAAGAGAGCGTACCTTTATTGGTCGTGGACATTGGAACCAAATACGCTCAATGGGAGAAGCTAAGAACCTGCTTCAGTATATGTTTACTGCAGCTGCAGATGATAGGTAATGCAGTGAAAACATGGACCTTTTCTTTTGGCAATCAGATTTTGTTGTGATATACCTTCCCAAAGAATTTCAGTCAGTTTTGATTCACGAACTTCTAATTTCAGCCAGTTTGATATACGGAAAATGTAAGGCTAATCTGTGCCCAGTTAAGTAAAAGATTATATAAGCTAAGTGATTAGAAGTAGAAAAGAGCCACTTTTAGATTCACTTTTACATGGACATTCTCCTTTACCAATTTACACTGACATAATTTTCCgtgaaacaaacaaacaggagaagaaaagaagatgaaagttGATGGTGGTTTACATGGACAAGGATCAAATGTTTTACTAGGATTATTCATTATTTAGACTCTGTACTTCCAATTTTACTTACCCAAATTACCTTCTTCCCTCTGTAATTGGATTAACTGATGACAGTGTCAATTGTAGCTTATATAGTGATAAAATTTGGTGGATGTCTGTTAGAACTGACTATTGTAGCATCCATTTGTCAACAGATGCCGATTGTGGGAAAAGGATATGGAAATCAAGGAAACTAAAGATGAATTGAATGATCTTTTGATCTTACTAAGACAAAGTGAGATCCAGAGGAAGGAACTTCTGAAGGAGCAAAAGATGAGAGAACAAGCTGTTGCAATTGCCTTTGCCTCATCAGCTTCGGTGAGAATGCCTACTCAACATTTCATAGTTTTCATCATCATACGTGCTACATTTGTTCTTCTAATTCTAAGTCATGAATTGTAATATCATAGATTTTGGTCAACTTTAAGCATAGAGATTTGTAAGAGATGATCCATTAACCCCTCAACATAGGCTGAAGAATTTGCCTGGCGACAACATTTTGTAAAGACTTTGTGTAACATTTTGCTTCAATTGTCCATTCATGTGATATCGTAAATGGGTTTCTATTACTTGTGATTCAACAATATTCTGGAATTTGTGATGAAAACACCATTTCTTTCCTGATTCCTGGCTTCTAACCCTAGCACCAATGAATGAGGACCCTagtcccttttttattttttgggaggAAGGTGTAATTTTCTTACTCTTATGTATCAAAATCAACAGGATAGCTCACGCAGTTCTTCGAAGCATTATGCAGACGACATGAGTGGTCATTTGTCTCCAATGTTGCTTCCAGCGCCAAAGCAACTAAAATTTACACCTGGGATTGTTAATGGGCCTGCTAGAGAATCGGTGGCATTTCTAGACCAAACGGGAAAGGTAATTCCCCTGCTTCTAGCTGTATTTGAGAGTGTGGCTTCCCCTTTGATTAATAAAGGCAATTATGCTGCGAGTTCAGATAGTACCAGTTGGACATTTGTCAATGAAGAAATTGGCAGCTTTAGGGCAAACTGGAAAACTCTGGCGATGGAAGAGGAGTCATCATCAGTGGCTGCTTCAGTTCAAATGGAAGTGGCAGAAACCATGGAAGCTCTCAGAGTGGATCAAACACAGTGATGAAACAATCATGAGGTCAAGGCCTCGCTCACAGGCTCTGGTTGCTATGATATGACCACGACATGCTGTACATATATCTTGCTTGCTTATATGATCTGACTCATGGTTGAGTGAAACTCGTGCGAGTAGAGGTAAGTCTTGCTcttgtttttcatatatttttaccaTCATACCAGGtggattgaaaattttgttaatttttagtatttgaaCATAATGTTCTATACACTGTGCAACCCCATGGTAGAGTTGCAGTGGGCAGATTATTCTTAATACCAAAATTATCATAGAATCATTAAACTTTGGATTTAAACTCGCATAAAACTGTCATCTTTAAACTACCATGAGATCGGTGTGGACAACTTGAGATTCCAATAAATCGTGGCAGCAGATCTGATGATGCCCATTCTGCAGGAAAAGATTgtcttaattttttccttttactctGGTGATTTAAAGCATCAAGAGCCCTTGAATATGGACTGTGGCCCTCTTTTCCTGAGTAACTTTCTGCATGCCCTGTGCTTAAAACGGCTCCACAGATCTGTTATTATGTTGTCATTCTGCCAAGGAATCAAACCCTTGTCATCTTGAGTGATTGGTTTAGCTTTACTACCCTTTAAATTCTTATTTCTCCCTGCAAGAATGCATGACATCTATTTTCCTTGCAACAATACAGGCTGTTGTACATTGGCAAAGAGGTTACTATAGAGAGAGAATGCGAAATTACTGATGCCGTCTTAAATCATGACATCTGCATCTTCTCATGCCGATGGGTTAACCGAAATTTTGGAAAATGGCTGAAGGTTTGAGCAACTGAGCATGTGTGTATGATAAGATTTTGATGCTGTGCTTCAGGATGTGGATTTTTCCTGTTAATCTATTGAGTTTattgctattaaaaaataataagaggaaATGTTTCCTTTCATTGTAGGTTGTTTCCAGTTTGCCTGTACATGTTACGATTTAGTTAAAGAGATATAAATAAAGAGTAGTTTTTCGTCCAGCAGCTAGCCCTGTTCCTTAGTTCATTCGGGGATCCTAGCGTGGCTTCAAGTCTTGACACATTTTGTTGACTTTGATATAATTCTGGagcacaaaacactgtgaaatGGAGGGTTATTGAATTAGAGGCGATTGCCAAAGGGCTGCCATGTAAAAATAAAGCATGGCCCCTGTATGTAACTAAAGTGACCGTCGTATTCTATTATTTCTCCACACTCTATCAGTCCCAGAGACTTTCCATTGTCAGTTTTCGTGAATGCTTACACAGGGAAATCAAATGGAACTGCCTTGAGTTGAATTATTCAAATCAGATCAGTGCTTTTCTTACAGTCTGGGCCCAGTGGGGGTCTGGCTAGACAAAAACTGGAGTTGCAGGCTTCATTGCCTCTGAAAACTGAAAGGGATCCAATTATGAAAATATCACCGATAATGTACTCAGAAGTAGAGCAGGATGCAGCCCGCAGGGCCATCTCATGAAGATGATACTATCTGAAAAGGAGCCACTTTACCATTGTAGGGGTGAAAGCCAACTCGCTAAATGACAGCCTT is part of the Populus trichocarpa isolate Nisqually-1 chromosome 7, P.trichocarpa_v4.1, whole genome shotgun sequence genome and encodes:
- the LOC7483099 gene encoding kinesin-like protein KIN-4A isoform X2 — translated: MGEEYFCAKLHLVDLAGSERAKRTGTDGLRLKEGIHINKGLLALGNVISALGDEKKRKEGMHVPYRDSKLTRLLQDSLGGNSKTVMIACISPADINAEETLNTLKYANRARNIQNKPVANRDLISNEMQQMRQQLKYLQAELCARGVRAASDEVQVLRERIAWLEATNEDLSRKLHEYRSRCAITEKCEIDAYEGHATSAKSDGLKRNFQSMDSSEYYMDEDISGDSSGEIDEAAKEWEHTLIQSTMDKELNELNKRLEQKESEMKLFGGVDTEVLKQQFRKKILELEEEKRTVQQERDHLLVEIENLAANSDGQAQKTQDIHSQKLKALEAQILDLKKKQESHFELLKQKQRSDEAANRLQAEIQYIKAQKVQLQHKIKQEAEQFRQWKASQEKELLQLRKEGRRNEHERHKLEALHQRQKMVLQRKTEEAAMASKRLKELLEARKSSPRESSANSNGHLSPGQGNEKSLRRWLDHELEVMVKVHEVRLQHEKQKQEHAALAEELALLKQVNQLSLNGGSPQEGKNGHRHTRLMLMSPNARMARIAFLENMLRVSASALATMASQLSEAGERERTFIGRGHWNQIRSMGEAKNLLQYMFTAAADDRCRLWEKDMEIKETKDELNDLLILLRQSEIQRKELLKEQKMREQAVAIAFASSASDSSRSSSKHYADDMSGHLSPMLLPAPKQLKFTPGIVNGPARESVAFLDQTGKIVPVGHLSMKKLAALGQTGKLWRWKRSHHQWLLQFKWKWQKPWKLSEWIKHSDETIMRSRPRSQALVAMI
- the LOC7483099 gene encoding kinesin-like protein KIN-4A isoform X1, with translation MEMTPSSEICSVKVALHIRPLIADERLQGCKDCVSVVPRLPQVQIGTHSFTFDHVYGNGGAESSAMFEQCVAPLVDGLFQGYNATVLAYGQTGSGKTYTMGTGFKDGCQTGLIPQVMGALFNKIETLKHQTEFQLHVSFIEILREEVRDLLDSASESKSVVANGHAGKVAVPGKSPIQIREASNGVITLAGSTEVAVSTLQEMAACLEQGSLCRATGSTNMNNQSSRSHAIFTITLEQMRKLHSVSPVNDTPDEDMGEEYFCAKLHLVDLAGSERAKRTGTDGLRLKEGIHINKGLLALGNVISALGDEKKRKEGMHVPYRDSKLTRLLQDSLGGNSKTVMIACISPADINAEETLNTLKYANRARNIQNKPVANRDLISNEMQQMRQQLKYLQAELCARGVRAASDEVQVLRERIAWLEATNEDLSRKLHEYRSRCAITEKCEIDAYEGHATSAKSDGLKRNFQSMDSSEYYMDEDISGDSSGEIDEAAKEWEHTLIQSTMDKELNELNKRLEQKESEMKLFGGVDTEVLKQQFRKKILELEEEKRTVQQERDHLLVEIENLAANSDGQAQKTQDIHSQKLKALEAQILDLKKKQESHFELLKQKQRSDEAANRLQAEIQYIKAQKVQLQHKIKQEAEQFRQWKASQEKELLQLRKEGRRNEHERHKLEALHQRQKMVLQRKTEEAAMASKRLKELLEARKSSPRESSANSNGHLSPGQGNEKSLRRWLDHELEVMVKVHEVRLQHEKQKQEHAALAEELALLKQVNQLSLNGGSPQEGKNGHRHTRLMLMSPNARMARIAFLENMLRVSASALATMASQLSEAGERERTFIGRGHWNQIRSMGEAKNLLQYMFTAAADDRCRLWEKDMEIKETKDELNDLLILLRQSEIQRKELLKEQKMREQAVAIAFASSASDSSRSSSKHYADDMSGHLSPMLLPAPKQLKFTPGIVNGPARESVAFLDQTGKIVPVGHLSMKKLAALGQTGKLWRWKRSHHQWLLQFKWKWQKPWKLSEWIKHSDETIMRSRPRSQALVAMI